A genome region from Eretmochelys imbricata isolate rEreImb1 chromosome 8, rEreImb1.hap1, whole genome shotgun sequence includes the following:
- the RPL26L1 gene encoding ribosomal protein uL24-like, with protein MKFNPFVTSDRSKNRKRHFNAPSHIRRKIMSSPLSKELRQKYNVRSMPIRKDDEVQVVRGHYKGQQIGKVVQVYRKKYVIYIERVQREKANGTTVHVGIHPSKVVITRLKLDKDRKKILERKAKSRQVGKEKGKYKEETIEKMQE; from the exons ATGAAGTTCAATCCTTTTGTGACCTCGGACCGCAGCAAGAACCGCAAGAGGCACTTCAATGCACCCTCTCACATTCGCAGGAAGATCATGTCTTCCCCCCTTTCCAAGGAGCTAAGGCAGAAATACAATGTCCGCTCTATGCCGATCCGAAAAGATGACGAAGTCCAG GTTGTCCGGGGACATTATAAAGGCCAGCAAATCGGCAAGGTAGTCCAGGTATACAGAAAAAAATACGTCATCTACATTGAACGCGTACAGCGTGAGAAGGCCAACGGCACAACAGTCCATGTTGGAATCCATCCTAGCAAG GTGGTGATCACTAGGCTAAAACTGGACAAGGATCGCAAAAAGATCTTGGAACGCAAAGCAAAGTCTCGCCAAGTTGGcaaggaaaagggcaaatacaagGAAGAAACCATTGAAAAGATGCAAGAATAA